CTAAGGCTCTCGCTGTTACTATGTCAAAATTATCTTTGTAATTTAGAACATTTTCTGATCTGTCATTAATAATTGTTATATTTAAGTTAAGTTCAGCTTTTACTTTTTCTAAAAATTGACATCTTTTTGTTATGCTTTCAATAATAACTAGTTCAAAAGAGTTATCTAGAGCAATCAACAGAGGCACCGTTGGAAAACCTGCGCCAGAGCCAATATCAAGTATTTTTTTTCCAGAAAAGTCTATAAAATAGTTATCTTGGGCTTTTGAGAAAAATAATAATGAGGCCATAATTCCTTGATTAAAAATTTCATCAATAGATTTAAAACCTGTTATGTTGCTCACCAAATTTTGTTCATGTATAAGTTCTGCATATCTTTTCAATTTAGGGAATTGATTTTTGAATTTATTAAGTAATGAATCTTTATTTTGTGTTGATTTGCTTAATTTCATTTGTGAATTTATCATATAATTTTGAAATAGATGTTCCCTTTATAGAACAATTAATAATATTACCTAAGAAATAATCTAAACTTACTACTTCTAATTTTTTGAAGTTTTTTGCCAAATCATAGTTATCAATTGAATCAGTAATAATAACTTTTTCAATTGCTGGATTTTGTTCAAACATTTCAAAACCTTTTGAAAAAATTCCATGAGAAGCAGCAATAACAATTTTTTTAGCACCATTAGCTTTTAAGGTTTCTGCCGCTTTTATTATTGTTCCGCCTGTATCAATAATATCATCAATAATAACTGCGTTTTGATCTTTAACTTCACCAATTAGTCCCATGACTTCAGTTTTGTTTGTGCCAACTCTACGTTTATCAATAATGCTAATTTTAATATCGTTTGATAATAATTCTGCTAATGCTCTAGCTCTAACAGTGCCACCATGATCTGGTGAAACAACAATAAATTCTTCATGGCTTTCTTTTATAGCTTTAGCTAATGTAAATTGAGCTCGGATATCGTCAATTGGTATATCAAAGAAACCTTGAATAGCTGCATTATGTAAATCAACAGCTATTATTTTTGATGCTCCAGCTGTTTGAAGAAAATCAGCAACTAATTTTGCTCCAATTGGTTGACGACCACTAGCTTTTCTATCTTGTCTAGCATAACCATAATAGGTTAAAGCCACATTAATTGATTTTGCACTTGCCCTTTTCAATGAATCAATAAATAAATAAAGTTCCATTAAGTTATTATTTACTGGTCTTGAAGTGCTGGCAATAATATAAACATCTTTGCCCCTAACTGCTTCATCACTAACTGGCATGATTTCTCCATCAGCAAATTTAGTAACTGTTAAATTTGTTAATGGCAAATCTATAATTTTTGATATTTTTTGTGCTAATCTTTGGCAATTTGGCATGCCAAACAATAATGCATTGTTATTTTTCATAAAGCTCCTTAAAACATTTTCTTATTCATTTATATTATAGTACTTTTGCAATTTTATATTTTCTCCAAATTCTTATTTTAAAGGTATTTTTAACTATTCTTTAATTAAAAGTACATATGCCAAATTAAAGCATATGTACATTATTTTTTATTATTTATTCAATGTCCAAAATAATTGTGATTTCATTATTTTTATCTATTTTAACTAAAGCTCTCGATTCATCAATTTTTATATCTTCTCTCTGAGAATCTGCTTGAGTATCTATTGTTTGTGAGTTATAAATATCATTTGCAATAAAGGGTAAAATGCTTGCATCAGTTTTGTAGTCGTTGGAAATTATAATTTCTTCAGTTTTGTCCATTATTTCAAGCTGGGTTGTAGGAATATCAAGTGTTTGAGATAATAAATCACTATTGTTAATTTCTTTATAAGTATCAACTAGATCTAAAATTTCTTGCTTTTTAGCCTCTCATGTTATTCTATCAAGACAGTACAACACATATTTCTTACTACGAACAAATTTACATAAATCTTTAAGTTCAATATATTTTTCTGGATTATTTTTATATAAATAGTCATCAACAATTATGCATAAAACAGGAGAATTATTGCGCATTAGCACATAGTCAATATTTATAGTTCCAATAGATTGGTTTTCTTTTAAATAAAGGTGTGGCTTATTAACAATATGAGTTTTAATTGCATTTTCAATTTCTTCTCTTAAGTCTGTTTTATTGATGTTTTCGTTAATTTTTTCTTCTTTATCAATGCTTAAAAATTCTTGTTTTTCTTTATTGCTTAGCTCTAAAAATTGTAATCATTTTTTGAAAATAATTGCATCCTCATTACCTGATAAAATTGTTAAATCATCAGCTTTTAAGCTTTTAATAACAATCATTTTGTCTTTAGCTCTTGAAATAGCAACATTAAGTGCATTCATACCGCCTGGACGGCCAACATAAGTTGAATGAATAGCAACATTGTAATCATAAGCTACTGATACAATAACTAAATCAGCTTCGTCACCTTGAATATTTTCTATATTTCTGAGTAATAGATTTCCATTTTCTATTGCTTTTTCTAACTCTGGTTCACTTTTAAAAATCAATTTAGTTATATAATCTTGTTGCTTTGCGTTAAAACAAAGAAGAATAATTTTGTTATATTTCTTTAGATTTTTATTACATAAATCTATAGCAAATTTAGCCTCAGTTGCATTTTGGCTATTTTCTCAAATTCCATTAACTTCATAAACCTCAATAGGATTAAAATTAGGTTCTGTATTTGCTGAGTCAATAACATCAAGTGTGCTATTGTAATAATACTTACTGCTAAAAGTCATTAATGATGCATAGTTTGAACGATAATTTTTGTCTAATAAAACATTATAAACACCTAAGCTTTTAGCAAAATCTAATAATGAATCTACCTTACCATAAATTGATTCTTCATCAGTTACTCTAACTCCAAATCAATTACTTGGCTTCATTTGTTGATCATCGCCGGCAAGAATTTTAATTTTTGAAAGATATAATACTGGCAAGCCTTTTTCAAGAAAAATCTGACTAGATTCATCAAGTATAGAATAGTCAAATTCAGCTTTTTTTCAGGCAGATAAGTCAGCTTCAGGTGTAACAATTATTATCGGAAAAATCTTTTTTATTATATCTGCAAAACGCTTCATGAATTTGTATGGTTCCAAAGTAGCTAATCTTACTGACGCAGCGAATTCTGTATATTCAGCTTTTTCTTCAACATCAAATTGATTAATTTTGTTTATTATATTTTTAGTAATGAACTTTTTAAGTTCGATTTCATCGCTTATTTCACTATCACTTTTTGGTAATATTGAGATCAAATCATGTATGTATTGATAATCATTGTCTGTTAAATTGTTTAACGTAGGTAAAATTTTATTAAGGTCACCTTGGTAATGTTTAAAATCTTTAAACAATTCAAATGCAATTTTTTTAATTTTTCAATTAAGTGGTTTATGGATTTTAAAACGCATGTTATTAATTTTTAACATGTATTTTTTTAATTCTGCTGAATGTTCAAAATTGAATGTTTTTGGATATTTAATATTTCTCGGTAATGAAATAAGTTTTTTTCAAAATTCTAGTGTAAAACTTTCTCATGTTGAACTTATTTGAGCTATTACTTTTGAAGCTGTTTTAAAGCGATCGTCGGCACAAAATGTATCAATTTTATTAATAAAATTTAGTTCACTACCGCTTATAACTCTTAATGGTTTAAGTTTTTCTTGTTCATCGAAATTTTCAAGGTATGATAAATATTCTTTAATTGGTAAATAAAATGATTTTTTATTCATATTTTTAGAATTAAGCATGAATAAACAAAACATTTTTAACATGCCCATCCTATTTCTAATTACTTCTAATGCTGCCTTTTTCTGACTGCAAACAAGAGAATTTTTTCCATAAACAAGCAGATTAGTTAAAATGTTAACAATTGTTTGGCTTTTACCTGTTCCGGGAGGCCCTCAAATTATTGTATTTTGATTTAGTGA
The genomic region above belongs to Mycoplasma tauri and contains:
- a CDS encoding AAA domain-containing protein, which codes for MDIKSNKNKQYQTILNNLLDVSPTDYAAFTRVNNKYSFDFYSLFGKEAFNTIYSNKNFDIPILELNLINLCSKLENIYEYDELVKLLAENNFEITTNRDSQLKKNFAETKEKIISEIKANFQRQSLKWKLFLNKANEINTETNIWPMHLGFLFVHVNIGDKAIYAPLFFKEVYIEIRNASPYLISNGDIKPNEKLLFLLNNAGFDLEIDENYGDWTIKQLVKHAHDVWGQIYQLDINLNSPFLNKDAEEIKNESLEFSGGAVLGLFQPSGGYVRNRMLEIINNNELNKIIEVEFNKNIYKNRIKETLFNPKTSIFKITPTNFSQDKAIASSLNQNTIIWGPPGTGKSQTIVNILTNLLVYGKNSLVCSQKKAALEVIRNRMGMLKMFCLFMLNSKNMNKKSFYLPIKEYLSYLENFDEQEKLKPLRVISGSELNFINKIDTFCADDRFKTASKVIAQISSTWESFTLEFWKKLISLPRNIKYPKTFNFEHSAELKKYMLKINNMRFKIHKPLNWKIKKIAFELFKDFKHYQGDLNKILPTLNNLTDNDYQYIHDLISILPKSDSEISDEIELKKFITKNIINKINQFDVEEKAEYTEFAASVRLATLEPYKFMKRFADIIKKIFPIIIVTPEADLSAWKKAEFDYSILDESSQIFLEKGLPVLYLSKIKILAGDDQQMKPSNWFGVRVTDEESIYGKVDSLLDFAKSLGVYNVLLDKNYRSNYASLMTFSSKYYYNSTLDVIDSANTEPNFNPIEVYEVNGIWENSQNATEAKFAIDLCNKNLKKYNKIILLCFNAKQQDYITKLIFKSEPELEKAIENGNLLLRNIENIQGDEADLVIVSVAYDYNVAIHSTYVGRPGGMNALNVAISRAKDKMIVIKSLKADDLTILSGNEDAIIFKKWLQFLELSNKEKQEFLSIDKEEKINENINKTDLREEIENAIKTHIVNKPHLYLKENQSIGTINIDYVLMRNNSPVLCIIVDDYLYKNNPEKYIELKDLCKFVRSKKYVLYCLDRITWEAKKQEILDLVDTYKEINNSDLLSQTLDIPTTQLEIMDKTEEIIISNDYKTDASILPFIANDIYNSQTIDTQADSQREDIKIDESRALVKIDKNNEITIILDIE
- the rsmG gene encoding 16S rRNA (guanine(527)-N(7))-methyltransferase RsmG; its protein translation is MKLSKSTQNKDSLLNKFKNQFPKLKRYAELIHEQNLVSNITGFKSIDEIFNQGIMASLLFFSKAQDNYFIDFSGKKILDIGSGAGFPTVPLLIALDNSFELVIIESITKRCQFLEKVKAELNLNITIINDRSENVLNYKDNFDIVTARALGSVVMIYLISNHHLKNGGIFLLPKGKNYKTEIDKFKEKFTLEKENLKSFEYFDDINNESSSIVIIHKNKPTPRGWPWKWSKIKNY
- a CDS encoding ribose-phosphate pyrophosphokinase; its protein translation is MKNNNALLFGMPNCQRLAQKISKIIDLPLTNLTVTKFADGEIMPVSDEAVRGKDVYIIASTSRPVNNNLMELYLFIDSLKRASAKSINVALTYYGYARQDRKASGRQPIGAKLVADFLQTAGASKIIAVDLHNAAIQGFFDIPIDDIRAQFTLAKAIKESHEEFIVVSPDHGGTVRARALAELLSNDIKISIIDKRRVGTNKTEVMGLIGEVKDQNAVIIDDIIDTGGTIIKAAETLKANGAKKIVIAASHGIFSKGFEMFEQNPAIEKVIITDSIDNYDLAKNFKKLEVVSLDYFLGNIINCSIKGTSISKLYDKFTNEIKQINTK